One window of Nocardia nova SH22a genomic DNA carries:
- a CDS encoding MFS transporter has translation MAATATVAPARRTTQPWAYALILIASGVALGVSGAPAPLYGLYQKEWHFSPLTTTIVFAVYAVAALAAVLVSGKVSDVVGRKPVLLGALATMVIGLIVFLFADNVAMLLVARALHGVAVGATVVAGAAALLDLRPQHGARSGQLTGVAFNAGMAVAILGSALLAQYVPHPLRTPYVVITVLCLLIAAGVVVMTETHTTRVPGPIRIAKPAVPQEIRADFWFSALGVMAAWSVLGVLLSLYPSLAAEQTGVHNLVFGGAVVASTATAGALAQLFATSIPARRAAVAGDTGMAIALLLTLPALATHNWVVVLAAGVLLGGTFGLGFGGSLRHLSNVVPQHKRGETMSAYYLLAYSAMALPTVLAGWAATQWGMSTIFPWFVVVVAAACLTAAAIGVRGSRAA, from the coding sequence ATGGCCGCAACTGCGACGGTTGCACCGGCCCGGCGGACCACCCAGCCCTGGGCCTATGCACTGATTCTGATCGCGAGCGGAGTCGCGCTGGGAGTGTCCGGGGCGCCCGCGCCGCTCTACGGTCTCTACCAGAAGGAATGGCATTTCTCGCCGCTGACCACGACGATCGTCTTCGCCGTCTACGCGGTGGCCGCCCTGGCCGCGGTGCTGGTGTCGGGCAAGGTGTCCGATGTGGTCGGCCGCAAACCGGTGCTGCTGGGCGCGCTGGCGACGATGGTGATCGGGCTGATCGTATTCCTGTTCGCCGACAATGTGGCGATGCTGCTGGTGGCGCGGGCGCTGCACGGGGTGGCGGTCGGCGCGACGGTGGTCGCGGGTGCGGCGGCGCTGCTGGATCTGCGGCCGCAGCACGGCGCCCGCTCGGGTCAGCTGACCGGGGTGGCGTTCAATGCCGGTATGGCCGTGGCGATTCTGGGTTCGGCCCTGCTGGCGCAGTACGTTCCGCATCCGCTGCGCACGCCGTATGTGGTGATCACGGTGCTGTGCCTGCTGATCGCGGCCGGTGTGGTGGTGATGACCGAAACCCACACCACCCGGGTGCCGGGGCCCATCCGGATCGCGAAACCGGCGGTGCCACAGGAGATTCGCGCTGATTTCTGGTTCTCGGCGCTGGGCGTGATGGCGGCCTGGTCGGTGCTGGGTGTGCTGCTGTCGCTGTATCCCTCGCTGGCGGCGGAGCAGACCGGGGTTCACAATCTGGTGTTCGGCGGAGCGGTGGTGGCCTCCACGGCGACCGCGGGCGCGCTGGCCCAGCTGTTCGCGACCTCGATTCCGGCACGGCGCGCGGCCGTCGCGGGAGATACCGGAATGGCGATCGCGCTGCTGCTGACACTGCCCGCTCTGGCCACCCACAATTGGGTCGTGGTGCTGGCCGCGGGCGTACTGCTGGGCGGCACCTTCGGTCTCGGCTTCGGTGGTTCGCTGCGGCACCTGTCGAATGTGGTGCCGCAGCACAAGCGCGGCGAGACCATGTCGGCCTACTATCTGCTGGCCTATTCGGCCATGGCCCTGCCGACCGTCCTGGCCGGGTGGGCTGCGACTCAATGGGGGATGAGCACCATCTTCCCGTGGTTCGTGGTGGTCGTCGCCGCGGCCTGCCTCACCGCCGCGGCGATCGGAGTGCGGGGCAGCCGGGCCGCGTGA
- a CDS encoding ArsR/SmtB family transcription factor → MTQTNTSVESHPVAAVGDVLGALHDPVRLEMVRRLGNAGGPMRCGQLYDTINKSTATHHLKILREAGITERIVSDGQTYARLRTEEVEQALPGLLDAVIGAANRAGAPD, encoded by the coding sequence ATGACCCAGACCAATACGAGCGTGGAATCCCATCCGGTCGCCGCCGTCGGAGACGTCCTCGGCGCCCTGCACGATCCGGTGCGCCTCGAGATGGTGCGCAGACTCGGTAATGCCGGTGGGCCGATGCGGTGCGGGCAGCTCTACGACACGATCAACAAGTCGACCGCCACACATCATCTGAAAATCCTGCGGGAGGCGGGCATCACCGAACGCATCGTGTCCGACGGCCAGACCTACGCGCGCCTGCGCACCGAGGAGGTCGAGCAGGCGCTACCGGGCCTGCTCGACGCGGTGATCGGCGCGGCCAACCGAGCCGGTGCGCCGGACTGA
- a CDS encoding M16 family metallopeptidase gives MVLAADGSPSDSGVRRTVLPGGLRVVTEHVPGVRSASIGVWVGVGSRDEGPSVAGAAHFLEHLLFKATPTRSALQIAEAVDAVGGELNAFTAKEQTCYYAHVLDDDLPLAVDVVSDVVLNGLCRSVDVDVERQVVLEEISMRDDDPEDLVGDSFLTALFGDHPIGRPVIGTVDSIEQMTAAQLRGFHLRRYRPDRMVVAVAGNIEHEHTVELVYRAFGDRLDPLCAPAPRREGRFRTRSQPRLYRSYRDSEQAHLVFGVRAFGRHEGQKRWPLSILNTVLGGGLSSRLFQRIREERGLAYSVYSSVDTFADTGAFSVYLGCQPENLGEVASLARGVLEEVAADGISDAECARAKGSLRGGLVLGLEDSGSRMNRIGRSELSYGNHRSVSETLARIDAVTTEEVSAVAASLLARPYAAAIAGPYRRGRELPGAVRRLVD, from the coding sequence CTGGTCCTCGCCGCGGACGGTTCCCCCTCCGACAGCGGGGTGCGCCGTACGGTGCTGCCCGGCGGCCTGCGGGTGGTGACCGAACACGTTCCCGGCGTGCGCTCGGCCTCGATCGGGGTCTGGGTGGGTGTGGGATCGCGCGACGAAGGTCCCTCGGTCGCCGGTGCCGCGCACTTCCTGGAACATCTGCTGTTCAAGGCGACTCCTACGCGGTCGGCGCTGCAGATCGCGGAGGCCGTGGACGCGGTCGGCGGCGAACTCAACGCCTTCACCGCGAAGGAACAGACCTGCTACTACGCCCACGTCCTCGACGACGATCTGCCGCTCGCGGTGGACGTGGTCTCCGATGTGGTGCTCAACGGGCTGTGCCGATCCGTCGATGTCGATGTGGAACGTCAGGTCGTGCTCGAGGAGATCTCGATGCGCGACGACGATCCCGAGGATCTGGTCGGCGACAGCTTTCTCACCGCCCTGTTCGGTGACCATCCGATCGGGCGGCCGGTGATCGGCACCGTCGACTCGATCGAACAGATGACCGCCGCGCAGCTGCGCGGATTCCATCTGCGCCGGTACCGGCCGGACCGGATGGTGGTCGCGGTGGCGGGCAATATCGAACACGAGCACACCGTGGAACTGGTGTATCGGGCGTTCGGCGACCGGCTCGATCCGCTGTGCGCACCGGCGCCGCGGCGCGAGGGGCGGTTCCGGACGCGGTCGCAACCGCGGCTGTATCGCAGCTACCGCGACAGCGAACAGGCCCATCTCGTCTTCGGCGTCCGGGCGTTCGGGCGGCACGAAGGGCAAAAGCGCTGGCCGCTGTCGATCCTGAACACGGTGCTCGGCGGTGGGCTGAGTTCGCGTCTGTTCCAGCGGATCCGGGAGGAACGCGGGCTGGCGTACTCGGTGTACTCCAGCGTCGACACCTTCGCCGACACCGGGGCGTTCTCGGTGTATCTGGGCTGCCAGCCCGAAAACCTCGGCGAGGTGGCGAGTTTGGCGCGCGGTGTGCTGGAAGAGGTTGCGGCCGACGGGATCTCCGATGCGGAATGCGCCCGTGCCAAGGGCTCACTGCGCGGTGGATTGGTACTCGGCCTGGAGGATTCCGGTTCGCGGATGAATCGCATCGGGCGCAGTGAACTCAGTTACGGCAATCATCGCAGCGTCTCCGAGACATTGGCGCGCATCGACGCGGTGACCACCGAGGAGGTCTCGGCCGTCGCCGCGAGTCTGCTCGCCCGTCCGTACGCGGCCGCGATCGCGGGGCCGTACCGGCGTGGCCGCGAATTGCCCGGCGCGGTACGGCGGTTGGTGGACTGA
- the rpsO gene encoding 30S ribosomal protein S15, translated as MALTTEQKSAILKEYGLHEKDTGSPEAQIALLSKRISDLTEHLKVHKHDHHTRHGLLALIGRRRRLSKYLQNKDIERYRSLIERLGLRR; from the coding sequence GTGGCTCTGACCACCGAGCAGAAGTCGGCCATCCTGAAGGAATACGGTCTGCACGAGAAGGACACCGGTTCGCCGGAGGCCCAGATCGCGCTGCTGTCCAAGCGGATCTCCGACCTCACCGAGCACCTGAAGGTGCACAAGCACGATCACCACACCCGCCATGGTCTGCTGGCTCTGATCGGTCGGCGTCGCCGCCTGTCGAAGTACCTGCAGAACAAGGACATCGAGCGGTACCGTTCGCTGATCGAGCGGCTCGGCCTGCGTCGCTGA
- a CDS encoding metal-dependent transcriptional regulator has protein sequence MAPTLSSVAQDYLKVIWSAQEWSQEKVSTKLLAERIGVSASTVSEAVRKLADQGLVEHARYGAITLTENGRLAAVAMVRRHRLIETFLVNELGYGWDEVHDEAEVLEHAVSETLVARIDAKLGHPDRDPHGDPIPSVDGAVPTPPAHQLSAFQAGQSGRVARISDFDPAMLRYFDSVGIALDTVITVVERRDFAGTIAVRIGEQTIDLGSPAAEAIWLTS, from the coding sequence GTGGCGCCGACGTTGTCCTCGGTCGCTCAGGATTATCTGAAGGTCATCTGGAGTGCGCAGGAATGGTCGCAGGAGAAGGTGTCGACCAAACTGCTCGCCGAACGGATCGGGGTCTCGGCGTCCACGGTGTCGGAGGCGGTCCGCAAACTCGCCGATCAGGGACTGGTCGAACATGCCCGCTACGGGGCCATCACACTCACCGAGAACGGGCGGCTCGCCGCGGTCGCGATGGTGCGACGGCACCGGCTGATCGAGACGTTCCTGGTCAACGAGCTCGGCTACGGCTGGGACGAGGTGCACGACGAGGCCGAGGTGCTCGAGCACGCCGTCTCCGAAACGCTGGTGGCGCGGATCGACGCCAAACTCGGCCACCCCGACCGCGATCCGCACGGCGATCCGATTCCATCGGTCGACGGCGCGGTCCCCACGCCCCCGGCGCATCAGCTCAGTGCCTTCCAGGCGGGGCAGTCCGGCCGGGTGGCCCGCATCTCGGATTTCGATCCGGCGATGCTGCGCTACTTCGATTCGGTCGGCATCGCGCTGGACACCGTGATCACGGTGGTGGAGCGGCGCGATTTCGCCGGAACCATCGCGGTGCGGATCGGTGAGCAGACCATCGACCTGGGAAGCCCTGCGGCCGAAGCGATCTGGCTGACATCCTGA
- a CDS encoding bifunctional riboflavin kinase/FAD synthetase: MQRWRSLEEMPPDWGRCVLTIGVFDGVHRGHAQLIGRAVKSAAVRGVPSVLMTFDPHPMEVVRPGSHPAQLTTLTRRAELVEELGIDVFCVMPFTQDFMKLPPGRYVHDLLVEKLHVAEVVVGDNFTFGKKAAGTVDTMRELGGRFGFEVDGVTLVGEHAVTFSSTYIRACVDAGDMAAAADALGRPHRVEGVVVHGDGRGRELGFPTANVAPPMHAAIPADGVYAGWFTVLAAGETVGESRPGKPAMAAISVGTNPTFSGRTRTVEAFVLDTEVDLYGQHVAVDFVRHLRGMRRFDSVDDLIAAMRGDVDQTRQILAAESGSDR, encoded by the coding sequence GTGCAGAGATGGCGAAGTCTCGAGGAAATGCCACCGGACTGGGGCCGGTGCGTGCTCACCATCGGCGTGTTCGACGGTGTCCATCGCGGTCACGCCCAGCTGATCGGCCGTGCGGTGAAATCCGCTGCGGTACGCGGTGTTCCCTCGGTTCTGATGACCTTCGACCCGCACCCCATGGAGGTGGTGCGCCCCGGATCGCATCCGGCGCAGCTCACCACGCTCACCCGGCGTGCGGAACTCGTCGAGGAGCTGGGTATCGATGTGTTCTGCGTGATGCCGTTCACCCAGGACTTCATGAAGCTGCCCCCCGGGCGCTACGTGCACGATCTGCTGGTCGAGAAATTGCACGTCGCAGAGGTCGTGGTCGGCGACAACTTCACCTTCGGCAAGAAGGCCGCGGGCACCGTGGACACCATGCGCGAGCTGGGCGGCCGGTTCGGATTCGAGGTCGACGGGGTCACCCTGGTCGGCGAGCACGCGGTGACCTTCTCCTCCACCTATATCCGCGCGTGCGTCGACGCCGGTGACATGGCCGCCGCGGCCGATGCGCTGGGCCGCCCGCATCGCGTGGAGGGTGTGGTCGTGCACGGTGACGGCCGCGGCCGCGAACTGGGCTTCCCGACCGCGAACGTGGCGCCGCCGATGCATGCCGCCATTCCCGCCGACGGCGTGTACGCCGGGTGGTTCACCGTGCTGGCCGCCGGGGAGACGGTCGGCGAGTCCCGGCCGGGCAAACCCGCCATGGCGGCGATCTCGGTGGGGACCAATCCCACCTTCTCCGGCCGTACCCGCACCGTGGAGGCATTCGTCCTCGACACCGAGGTCGATCTGTACGGCCAGCACGTCGCGGTGGATTTCGTGCGTCATCTGCGCGGGATGCGCCGCTTCGACTCGGTGGACGACCTGATCGCCGCGATGCGCGGCGATGTGGACCAGACCCGGCAGATCCTGGCGGCCGAATCCGGCTCCGACCGCTGA
- a CDS encoding polyribonucleotide nucleotidyltransferase — MTESQTSSAIEVEPGVFESVALIDNGSYGTRTVRFETGRLAKQAAGSVVAYLDDETMLLSATTAGKHPKDQFDFFPLTVDVEERMYAAGRIPGSFFRREGRPSTDAILTCRLIDRPLRPSFVDGLRNEIQVVVTVMSLDPNDLYDVVAINAASASTQISGLPFSGPVGGVRVALIDGQWVAFPTVEQLENAVFDMVVAGRVVESGDVAIMMVEAEATDKVIALVEEGAQAPTETVVAEGLEAAKPFIARLCKAQADLAALAAKPTEEFPLFPPYEADVYTAVEGTAKVPLGQALSIAGKQERDERTDEIKLEVLSALAEDFEGREKEIGAAFRAVTKKLVRQRILSDSFRIDGRGLADIRALSAEVAVVPRAHGSALFERGETQILGVTTLDMVKMAQQVDSLGPETSKRYMHHYNFPPFSTGETGRVGSPKRREIGHGALAERALVPVLPSQEEFPYAIRQVSEALGSNGSTSMGSVCASTLSLLNAGVPLKSPVAGIAMGLVSDEVTNDKGETETRYVALTDILGAEDAFGDMDFKVAGTPDFVTALQLDTKLDGIPSKVLAGALNQARDARLTILDVMAEAIATPDEMSPYAPRVTAIKIPVDKIGEVIGPKGKMINQITEDTGANISIEDDGTVFVGATDGPSAQAAIDAINAIANPQLPKVGERFLGTVVKTTAFGAFVSLLPGRDGLVHISKLGNGKRVGKVEDVVNVGDKIRVEIADIDNRGKISLVPVAEEESADASSDSASDAEQVPAAAEAAAE; from the coding sequence ATGACCGAATCCCAGACCAGCTCCGCCATCGAGGTCGAACCCGGTGTGTTCGAATCCGTGGCGCTGATCGACAACGGCAGCTACGGCACCCGCACGGTGCGGTTCGAGACCGGGCGCCTGGCCAAGCAGGCCGCCGGTTCCGTCGTGGCCTACCTGGACGACGAGACCATGCTGCTGTCGGCCACCACGGCCGGTAAGCACCCCAAGGACCAGTTCGACTTCTTCCCGCTGACGGTCGACGTCGAGGAGCGGATGTACGCCGCGGGCCGCATCCCCGGCTCCTTCTTCCGCCGCGAGGGCCGCCCCTCCACCGACGCCATCCTGACCTGCCGCCTGATCGACCGGCCGCTGCGTCCGTCGTTCGTCGACGGCCTGCGCAACGAGATCCAGGTCGTGGTCACGGTGATGAGCCTGGATCCCAACGATCTCTACGACGTGGTCGCCATCAACGCGGCCTCGGCGTCCACCCAGATCTCCGGTCTGCCCTTCTCCGGCCCGGTCGGCGGCGTGCGCGTCGCCCTGATCGACGGCCAGTGGGTCGCGTTCCCGACCGTCGAGCAGCTCGAGAACGCCGTGTTCGACATGGTCGTGGCCGGCCGCGTGGTCGAGTCCGGTGACGTCGCCATCATGATGGTCGAGGCCGAGGCGACCGACAAGGTCATCGCCCTGGTCGAAGAGGGCGCCCAGGCGCCGACGGAAACCGTTGTGGCGGAGGGCCTCGAGGCCGCCAAGCCGTTCATCGCGCGGCTGTGCAAGGCGCAGGCCGATCTGGCCGCGCTGGCCGCCAAGCCCACCGAGGAGTTCCCGCTCTTCCCGCCGTACGAGGCCGACGTCTACACCGCCGTCGAGGGCACCGCGAAGGTTCCGCTGGGCCAGGCGCTGTCGATCGCCGGTAAGCAGGAGCGCGACGAGCGCACCGACGAGATCAAGCTCGAGGTGCTGTCCGCGCTGGCCGAGGATTTCGAGGGCCGTGAGAAGGAGATCGGCGCGGCGTTCCGCGCGGTCACCAAGAAGCTTGTGCGCCAGCGCATCCTGTCCGACAGCTTCCGCATCGACGGTCGCGGTCTGGCCGACATCCGCGCGCTGTCGGCCGAGGTCGCGGTCGTGCCGCGGGCGCACGGTTCGGCGCTGTTCGAGCGTGGCGAGACCCAGATCCTGGGCGTCACCACCCTCGACATGGTGAAGATGGCCCAGCAGGTCGACTCGCTCGGCCCGGAGACCAGCAAGCGCTACATGCACCACTACAACTTCCCGCCGTTCTCCACCGGTGAGACCGGCCGCGTCGGCTCGCCGAAGCGGCGCGAGATCGGCCACGGCGCGCTCGCCGAGCGGGCCCTGGTGCCGGTGCTGCCGAGCCAGGAGGAATTCCCCTACGCCATCCGTCAGGTGTCGGAGGCGCTGGGCTCCAACGGATCCACCTCGATGGGTTCGGTGTGCGCCTCGACGCTGTCGCTGCTGAACGCGGGTGTGCCGCTGAAGTCCCCGGTCGCCGGTATCGCGATGGGTCTGGTGTCCGACGAGGTCACCAACGACAAGGGCGAGACCGAGACCCGCTACGTCGCGCTGACCGACATCCTCGGCGCCGAGGATGCCTTCGGCGACATGGACTTCAAGGTCGCCGGAACCCCGGACTTCGTGACCGCGCTGCAGCTGGACACCAAGCTCGACGGCATCCCCTCCAAGGTGCTCGCCGGTGCGCTCAACCAGGCCCGCGACGCGCGCCTGACCATCCTGGACGTGATGGCCGAGGCCATCGCCACCCCGGACGAGATGAGCCCCTACGCCCCGCGCGTCACCGCGATCAAGATCCCGGTCGACAAGATCGGCGAGGTCATCGGCCCCAAGGGCAAGATGATCAACCAGATCACCGAGGACACCGGCGCCAACATCTCCATCGAGGACGACGGCACCGTGTTCGTCGGCGCGACCGACGGCCCGTCGGCGCAGGCCGCGATCGACGCGATCAACGCCATCGCCAACCCGCAGCTGCCGAAGGTCGGCGAGCGCTTCCTGGGCACGGTCGTCAAGACCACCGCCTTCGGCGCGTTCGTCTCCCTGCTGCCGGGCCGCGACGGTCTGGTGCACATCTCGAAGCTGGGCAACGGCAAGCGGGTCGGCAAGGTCGAGGACGTGGTCAACGTCGGTGACAAGATCCGCGTCGAGATCGCCGACATCGACAACCGCGGCAAGATCTCGCTGGTCCCGGTCGCCGAAGAAGAATCAGCGGACGCATCCTCTGATTCCGCTTCCGACGCCGAGCAGGTTCCGGCTGCCGCCGAGGCCGCGGCCGAGTAA
- a CDS encoding pentapeptide repeat-containing protein → MVRRGRFLERQTQRMQRSALLVAVVSVVVGALAIAAFAWWVLWLLLGAKADTPNQLDLTKIALSVSAGVGGAVALVVAYRRQRDNERGRFAQVFGAAAAQLGNADVAVRMAGVYAMAGVADEFAARGRRQQCIDVLCGYLRLPYDPADGATHLSSRTTTDGADGAEVQRVYQVRQNDREVRRTIVAVIVSHLRRRAEISWSDCDFNFDDAVLEDVDFRWAVFAGGHTHLRGTRFIGERSANFENVEFIGTHVTFHSARFDSDALFGGTLFTPSPGEGTNGRAGTSFVGAVFNGAADFTDTEFGGPRTRFTGARFTGPSASFTRARFTAASTYFDAARFEGTRTRFDGAHIGGARITFAGTRFGAERTVFDQARIGGPAAADFTGVTYSGTVSVDGSVLHGWPGPGSVAPQPTAESETPGDTAPGPVPAQI, encoded by the coding sequence ATGGTTCGGCGGGGGAGATTTCTGGAGCGGCAGACACAGCGCATGCAGCGGTCGGCGCTGCTGGTGGCGGTGGTGTCGGTTGTGGTGGGAGCGCTGGCCATCGCCGCATTCGCCTGGTGGGTGCTGTGGCTGCTGCTCGGCGCCAAGGCAGATACGCCGAATCAGCTGGATCTGACCAAGATCGCGCTGTCGGTCTCGGCCGGTGTGGGTGGTGCGGTGGCGCTGGTCGTGGCCTATCGGCGGCAGCGCGACAACGAACGCGGGCGCTTCGCCCAGGTGTTCGGGGCCGCGGCGGCGCAGCTGGGCAATGCCGATGTCGCGGTGCGGATGGCCGGGGTCTACGCCATGGCCGGTGTGGCCGACGAGTTCGCCGCCCGCGGCCGCCGTCAGCAGTGCATCGATGTGCTGTGCGGATATCTGCGCCTGCCCTACGACCCTGCCGACGGCGCAACACATCTGAGCTCACGCACCACCACCGACGGTGCCGACGGCGCCGAGGTCCAGCGGGTGTATCAGGTACGTCAGAACGATCGTGAGGTGCGGCGCACCATCGTCGCGGTGATCGTGTCGCATCTGCGGCGCCGGGCCGAGATCTCGTGGTCGGATTGCGATTTCAACTTCGACGACGCGGTGCTCGAGGATGTCGACTTCCGCTGGGCCGTTTTCGCCGGTGGTCACACCCATCTGCGCGGAACCCGTTTCATCGGCGAGCGATCCGCCAATTTCGAGAACGTCGAATTCATCGGTACCCATGTGACCTTCCACAGCGCTCGCTTCGACAGCGACGCCCTGTTCGGCGGCACCCTGTTCACCCCGTCGCCCGGCGAGGGGACGAACGGACGGGCGGGTACCAGTTTCGTCGGCGCCGTCTTCAACGGCGCCGCCGATTTCACCGACACCGAATTCGGCGGTCCGCGAACCAGGTTCACCGGCGCCCGGTTCACCGGACCGTCGGCATCGTTCACCCGGGCCCGATTCACGGCGGCGAGCACGTACTTCGACGCGGCCCGCTTCGAGGGCACCCGCACTCGATTCGACGGTGCGCACATCGGCGGCGCTCGAATCACCTTCGCGGGCACCCGTTTCGGTGCCGAACGGACGGTATTCGACCAGGCCCGGATCGGCGGTCCGGCCGCCGCCGACTTCACGGGAGTCACCTACAGCGGCACGGTCTCCGTGGACGGCTCGGTCCTGCACGGCTGGCCCGGACCGGGTTCCGTCGCACCGCAACCGACCGCAGAGAGCGAGACGCCCGGCGACACCGCTCCCGGCCCGGTGCCCGCGCAAATCTGA
- a CDS encoding tartrate dehydrogenase: MPVYRIATIPGDGIGVDVTIEAVKVLDAVLPGIEWTEFDWSCEQYLRIGAMMPADGPEQLAGFDAILLGAVGFPGVADHISLWGLLIPLRRAFGQYVNLRPVRLLPGTESALRDRSADDLDILIVRENSEGEYSAIGGMHNPGRPDEFVVQESIFTRTGCERIIRYAFEQARRRDGKLCSATKSNGLIHSMPYWDSVFDRIAAEYPDVETRQMHVDALAAEIVLHPDRLDVIVGSNLFGDILSDLAAAVTGGLGLAPSGNVNPARDAPSMFEAVHGSAPDIAGQGIADPVAQILAGAMMLEHLGEHVAAAAVDRAVCEVLAEGATLTPDLGGEATTTELGTAIAERAAALIGR, from the coding sequence ATGCCGGTGTATCGCATTGCCACCATCCCCGGAGACGGTATCGGCGTCGATGTGACGATCGAGGCCGTCAAGGTCCTCGACGCGGTGCTGCCCGGTATCGAATGGACCGAATTCGACTGGTCCTGTGAGCAGTACCTGCGCATCGGCGCCATGATGCCCGCCGACGGCCCCGAACAGCTCGCCGGATTCGACGCGATCCTGCTGGGCGCGGTGGGCTTTCCCGGTGTGGCCGACCACATTTCGCTGTGGGGGCTGCTGATTCCGCTGCGCCGCGCCTTCGGCCAGTACGTGAACCTGCGTCCGGTGCGGCTGCTGCCGGGCACCGAATCGGCGCTGCGCGATCGCAGTGCCGACGATCTCGACATCCTGATCGTCCGGGAGAACTCCGAGGGCGAGTATTCCGCGATCGGCGGCATGCACAATCCGGGCCGTCCCGACGAATTCGTGGTCCAGGAATCGATTTTCACCCGCACCGGCTGCGAACGCATCATCCGCTACGCGTTCGAGCAGGCCCGCCGTCGCGACGGGAAACTGTGCTCGGCCACCAAATCCAACGGGCTGATCCACTCGATGCCGTACTGGGACAGCGTCTTCGACCGCATCGCCGCCGAGTACCCCGACGTGGAGACCCGGCAGATGCATGTCGACGCGCTGGCCGCGGAGATCGTGCTGCATCCGGATCGGCTGGATGTGATCGTGGGCTCGAATCTGTTCGGCGACATCCTCTCCGACCTCGCCGCCGCCGTCACCGGCGGGCTCGGGCTCGCGCCGTCCGGGAATGTCAATCCGGCCCGGGACGCGCCGTCGATGTTCGAGGCCGTGCACGGCAGCGCGCCGGATATCGCGGGGCAGGGCATCGCCGATCCGGTCGCGCAGATTCTCGCCGGTGCGATGATGCTGGAGCATCTGGGCGAACACGTCGCGGCTGCCGCGGTCGATCGCGCGGTCTGCGAGGTGCTGGCGGAAGGCGCGACGCTCACTCCGGATCTGGGCGGTGAGGCGACCACGACCGAACTGGGCACCGCGATCGCCGAACGCGCCGCGGCCCTGATCGGGCGGTGA
- a CDS encoding alpha/beta fold hydrolase: MPYFRTTDDTTLAYEVYGTGAPIVFLAGWSLDTDMWERQLPYFIEHGYRCILLDRRGHGRSDRPAEGYDLDTRADDVAELLEHLDVREAAVVAHSGGGAEAVRYLSRHGQDRVARLILVAAAVPKLSWSEDHTAGLPQAAIDASLAALRADRAKWMADRAQGYFATHLGNDVSPARIDQEVRRCLSTAPWAAMTIQRSIGASDLRPDLAEITIPVLLLHGLADQSIPIEPTSRVAVRLLKDAVLKEYPTAGHGLYVTHADEINAEIDEFISA, from the coding sequence ATGCCGTACTTCCGGACCACCGACGACACCACCCTCGCCTACGAGGTGTACGGGACGGGCGCACCGATCGTCTTCCTGGCCGGCTGGTCGCTCGACACCGATATGTGGGAACGCCAGCTGCCCTACTTCATCGAGCACGGCTATCGCTGCATTCTGCTCGATCGGCGCGGGCACGGCCGCTCCGATCGCCCGGCCGAGGGCTACGACCTCGATACGCGCGCCGACGACGTGGCCGAACTGCTGGAACACCTCGACGTCCGGGAGGCGGCCGTCGTCGCGCATTCGGGCGGCGGCGCCGAGGCGGTCCGCTACCTGTCCCGCCACGGACAGGACCGGGTGGCCAGGCTGATCCTCGTCGCCGCGGCGGTACCGAAGCTGAGCTGGAGTGAAGACCACACCGCGGGTCTTCCGCAGGCGGCGATCGACGCCTCGCTGGCGGCGCTGCGGGCCGACCGCGCCAAGTGGATGGCCGACCGCGCCCAGGGGTATTTCGCGACCCACCTGGGCAACGATGTCTCCCCGGCACGCATCGACCAGGAGGTCCGCCGCTGCCTGTCGACCGCCCCGTGGGCCGCGATGACGATCCAGCGCAGCATCGGCGCGTCCGACCTACGCCCGGATCTGGCGGAGATCACCATTCCGGTGCTGCTGCTGCACGGACTCGCCGATCAGTCGATCCCCATCGAGCCGACCAGCCGGGTGGCCGTGCGGCTGCTGAAGGACGCCGTATTGAAGGAATACCCCACCGCCGGGCACGGTCTGTACGTCACCCATGCCGACGAGATCAACGCCGAGATCGACGAATTCATCTCGGCGTGA